The stretch of DNA TATGAGGCTAGATGTTCTGATCCATTTCTGGGctagtttcattcacaaaaatgttcccaatgACTAAAAACACACCGCAACATAACAAATGTTGGAGTGTCAGTagtgtcatcagagcagcgctTTAATGTGACAAAGAGGGAATGTTTCtacatgaagttagatgctaaaaaatgtctttctaaagcaaagcgtTTCATGATTTATATGATAGgcggtcatgtgacagtcacaagagatattagaggagagaataagCCTtcagtaggtgatgttacactgtcagctgcaacagaagatgatactggacagagagctgcagagagacactGAAGCAGCTGTTCACAACAACAGCTGAAATGTAGAAGCTGCTCCgccaaaataaaaatcataaattcTAAAAAACCTGTcagtaaattggcagccatgatgatgataataatatgGTGATACAGTTGCAGAGTTGAAACATTTACCaaacatatgttttattttagttgatttcagtatcatatttaaactccaaattcattcagattaaaacattaaaattctgaataaaaaaacaagtgtttctTCCCTTGAGGCCCGTTGTTTCTAGAAAGACAGATTCCTCTTGAGATTTTCATTCGTAATTTTCCAATGCTTTGTGCACCGTAAACAAAATtccattccccccccccccccccccccccccctctttttgGTCAGATGCCGAAATCTCAGAGAAGGATATTGCAAAACCTCTGCAAAACgatctgcatggctagataacCCTAAAATaagagatattttttttatgatttatgcGTGAACAGACCCTTTAAAACTTCCAATGACGGGAACTCTTGCTGCTACAATGTCAGTGCtttgatgttaaaatgtattaCCATAagtaatttgtaaaataaaaacctgtAACGTGTTCTTTTCTGGGTTTGCTCAAATACAAGTCAATTAATACAAAAGTACAGAACAGTTTCATTTGGTTATTTTCCAATTAGTGTCAATCAGATGTTCTGCTGCTCATGTATAAATTTATGCAGTACATAACCTCCTACACATGCAGctatttccttttaaaatcacatttgttaTGACTGAAATGCGACTGAAGTTATGAGTCTGGTTTCTAGATGTTTGATGCTTTACTTCTCTGTCTGCTTCCGTCCCCTCCTCCAAACTCTTGTGCTCATCACTGTTTCCACAAAGAAATCCTGCATGTTTGTTATTGAAGTCCCTCTGTTGTGTGcgctttttctgttttggtgtcTTCGCTGTTCCTCTGCGGGGGGGAAACAGACATGTGATTCCGGGTCAAAGGTGAATGTATCATTCTCGTGTGTTGTCAGATTTGTTGTGGACAGGTGTTCATTATACTGAGTTGACTTCTACTGTAGGTCATTGTGAAAGGGCATGCTAGTGGTGAGATGACTGTATCCAGCAGGGGTGGTCAAATCTGCTTTTTGGGAAGGTTTCCATTTAGATGAGTCATTATCATAAAGTCACTCCGAAACTGGGATGAAATTGGCCTGAACGTTGTGACTTTCAGATTTGAAAACCTCTGCTCTCAAACAATACGTGGAAGTGTGTGTAAAAAACAATTACCTGTCcttgatatgatttattttaataagaaAAGGCTCAAGTGAATGCAGTGTAAAGGTGGATTCCTCTGGTGTCTACACATACTGAATAAAGAGTTTCATTTGAACAGCTGTGGGagttttgttcagtttattcAGTCCAAATATACTCACTCACACCAGCAGATGGCACTATTTACACAAGCCTAACCAAGGCAGGACCCAATGTCTGTCAGGGTTTATGAGTTAATCAAAGACTTTTATGAAGACTTGTTTTATTACTAACTTCTGAATCACTTTATGACTGCTCTCTTGTGAgtcttcatgtttgttttgaggtcaaaggtcacagagaTTCTTAGTttttagtgtagtttatttgacaTCAGGGTAACATCTGGAGCTGTTAGAATTGCTGCTTGCCAACATGTGGTCTTGGTTTCAGGCCCAGAACAACCCTGACTAACATGTTCTGAAAGCTCTCTAGTTTTTCTTTAAGTGTCTTTCCCAGACCTTCAAACCATGAAGAGACTTTGGGGAACTATTCTTGACGAGTAAACAGAACTTCATGTGTGAAATTACTGGAGTGCCCCATTAAAAGGTAACTGATTTGGTGTAAGACTAtccacaatatttttttatctgaaatTTTAGCACAATGTTAGCAAAAGAGTACCAcactaatatacagtataagtcAACAGATTTCAACCATAAATAGACTTTATATTTGTTTCCAGACGTACAAATCATTCCAGGAACATTCCataactgtttttttccagttataCAGTATGCATCTATGTGTAAGTTTTGCCATTGAACTGGTGTGTTATGTGTCACAATGCATCCTGTCACAGGCAGGGCAGGAAATGCCAACTCAGTGAGAGAAGAGTGCAGTCTTCCTGAGCGGTTAAATGATAACATAAACAAAGCTCCTAATTGTTCtatatgtttgaaaatgtgctTTTAGTTTGGTTGTTGGAAAAAGGGGATTTAAAGAAACAAGCCACTTCATCtacaatacaaaataataaaatagctTAGACATGGTTAAGTTTATGCTTTAATCAACATATATTATAGCTCCATATATGACTATTATTAATGCACAAAAAGCCTGGGTGACTAATTTTCCAAAATCAGTTTGTTTCACATCATTCCTTGTCAGCTATACTGATTTCAAGGACAATTTGCCTCTAAAGGAATACTTAAGACTCAGaaataatgtcatttttgtgtTAGTTTTTCCTCCAAACTTCACataattcaaatatatataacaaCTATAACAACACAGActattgtaaaaatataaactaaaatcaTAAACTATTTCAAAATGAACATACTTTCCTTTCATCTTTTATATACATTAACACATATGTTTACATCATTCCCTCTCTTGCACATAAGAAAAACTGTATTgctacataaaaatatttattcaatcTGTGGAGAACATATACTCCACTTTCTCTTTGGATTCCAGCCAAAGAGACCATTTCCTCCTCATCAGAGACAAAATCAGAACCAGTTTTTGGTAACATGGATATCTGTCTCAGATCGATATGCTCACAGTCTTGCTCCTAAAGGGCCTGAAGAAAGGCGTGGAGCCTGCAGACTTTGacatgaagatgaagaggaaggggTCCAGACAGGCATGgaggcagcacaaacacactgccaCATTAAAGTACACGTACAAACTCTCTGTTCCGTTCAATGACAGTTGCATGTAATGGAGGAAGTGCAGGAATCCAGCGGGGGTAAAACACACCAGGAAGATGACAAACACCAGTGAGCTGGCCTTGATGTACATCGTCCAGTCGAGGTGTGACTGGTTGAGCTCACAGATGATCCGGGCATAGCACACAACCGTGACCACCAGCGGCACCAGGAGGCCAAAGATGGTTAGTAAGAGGTTGTAGTAGAGCAGGAAGTTATGGGAGCTGTAGTACAGAGGCAATACGTCATGGCAGGTGATTCGGCCCAGTTCAGAGAGCAAATAGGTCTGCTGGACGAGGAGCTCAGGGATGACAGCGGCACCAAACACCCCCCATACGGCCAAGCTGACCCCGGCAGTGCACATCCTCTTGGGAAGACTTTTGTACATGAACGGGTGCACTACAGCCAGGTAGCGCTTGATGCTGATGCATGCCAGCGTCTGGGCCGAGCAGTAGAGGTTGCCATAGAAACAAGCCGTGACCACTCGACAGGCAGCCTCCCCGAGCTCCCAGTGGTTTCCATGGAGATGGTAGTGAGCCttgaagaagagggagaggaggaggaagaggtcaGAGACAGCCAGGCTGCAGTAGAGGATGGCCGAGGACACCTTCCTAATTTTAGTGGCCAAAGTGCACAGAATGGCAACATTGGCTGGGACCCCGAAAGCCACgacaaacatataaataatgGGGATGACCCTCGTGCTCAGAGTGCCTTTGAGGTAGCCTGCTGTGCTGTTGCTTAGTAACAGCAGAGTTGAAATGGGAGCTTGTGTCCCATTTAGGACAAGAGGGGGCTGAGTCTCAATGTCTCCGAGAAATGTTCTGGGCACAGGCAATAAAGGCTCAGAGTCGTTCTTCTTACGTTTCcctgcaataaaaacaacaaaatacaaaagttaACAAGAATTCTAACAATTACATCGATTATATTCAGTGGTGCAAAGAATCATTAGTAGTATtatcattttatgctacttgatacttcagagggaaatattgtactttgtaCTGTACTACATTCATTTCACAGCTTGCATCGCCATCTTGATGGTGTGAAAGGATGTTTGAGAAACATGCTCTGCTACCTTGGACCGAAGAGAATATTAGCTTACTTAGGCCAACGTTAGCTATACTTTAGCTAAAATGtactaacagggcaggtatctcaattaagtaacattaaacttagtgaaatattgcaacaacaATGAGACTCAACGCGAGTCCcagagccggggagagcagcaggtgaaccaactgtcaatcacagctgtcaatcaacacccacacggctgccatcaaagctactataagtctaCCAATTTTgttaacggagcaataatttcaaaaatgaccaccagcacacttattagaggtcctgaatttagtgattgagaccataatgattcattgaaaaaaatgattgactttgtatttctaAAGAGAAGTTTAGGCTTTTTGATAGGGAGTCAACtggagcatctagtggctgtcAGTGgaattgcactttaaggtaattcagcctcaagccgtggtagttgtCGCTTGGATTTatggtgaccctttggaggggccagacccctaggttgggaatcactggactaaactaccAATCTGTTTATAAAGCAGTTATAATGATCtccaacagtaaaatgctgcttacacaccGGGGCTTCAGTATTCACAATGtacttttttaaacatgtaagTTCTTAAAGGCCAAAGTGACACCTTTTTAAAACCTACCTCTTTAGATCAGCTTTTTAATTAGAATATTTTAtggtaattatttattttatttaatcatttattttattgtgttcaggttcctaatcaattaatcaaccaatTGTTTCAGTTCTAATACTGATTATAAACCACCTTGTCCCAGTtacaataatgtgttttttggtgTTATAGTGAATCTGTGACGGTCTCCACTGTCCAAGTTGTTTTTCTCAACCTGGTTTTATAATCAACTCTTCACTTTTGTTACTGATAGATGTCAGAAAAGTGTATCAgcaaataatattttacattatattcTACACTTAATAAAATCACCAGATGAGTTTACGAAAGGTTCATTGTTaagcaacatgaaaaaacagataaaagaaatgTAATCATTTAACACAGGAGTATATTCTTAAACTAAACTTTTATAAGCATTTCTTACCTTTCTTTTGGAGTGTACCGCTTAGACAGAGAACAAAaaccagacaaaacaaaagtttCTCCATAATGTCTTCTTCTTTGAACAGCACTCAACTCAAGCACAAGAGCCACATCTCACTTCTCTACATTCAGCTCCACATTTCATTGCTGTTCAACGTCACCTCGGTCTGCAGCTGCTCAGTCACCACCTaccaagtaaaaaaaaaaatcttgacgTTTTCGCTGAACAAGAATGTGGGTTGtctttggtttgtgttttaacatgcaGAGTGTGTGCTTGTGAACCAACAGTTTCACATATGATCTTTATCACTTTACTGTACTATCTCTGTGTCACtcctttgtttatttatatttaccaTAAGCTATAGTTTGctttttacttaatttaaaaaaaaaacaactgttcaGACATTTCCCCTTAAATTCCTCCTAAAATAGACTAGAAGTTCCCTTTCTCACACTGTTTTATAATAGCTATTCTGTTCAGACACTTCATTGGAACTTTATGGTGCCTGACTGAAATATATAACCTCCAAGATATAAAACAGCCTGACATTTTGACACCTTTGGAaacttttggattttttttcccccagaagTGTGATGCCAGGAGGGATATAGTGAGGTCATTCATGCTAAAAAAGTACTGGTTAAGTGGGGAAATGCCTGTCTGGAGATGATAAGCGTGCTTGAACATGAGCAGTTTTGTTTAGTCTTCATTTCCGCTTTACGTTGTATTTTCCATGAAGATACTGtatttcatgtcatattttggaTCATCATCCCTTTGGAAAGATGTGAGATAAAAGCCTAGCATAGCgttatatgtaaatgttgtgtTATCACGTGGGAACCCGGTTAGGATGAGTCACTTGCAGACATATTTATCATGTTCTAATTTCTCTGCAACTGCAGTGGTAGATGTCTTTTATAATAACTTCAATTCaggttttcttcttttcttttcatgcacttttatttcaatttaatcTTAGTCATATAACTCTCAGTCACTTACATTATTTGCACATTCCACTtgatattttgttatttcagcTTTATCTGAGCACTGACATCCAGCTGAGTACAGCCATAACCTGTGTCTTGTTTAT from Thunnus albacares chromosome 18, fThuAlb1.1, whole genome shotgun sequence encodes:
- the LOC122968834 gene encoding proteinase-activated receptor 3 — encoded protein: MEKLLFCLVFVLCLSGTLQKKGKRKKNDSEPLLPVPRTFLGDIETQPPLVLNGTQAPISTLLLLSNSTAGYLKGTLSTRVIPIIYMFVVAFGVPANVAILCTLATKIRKVSSAILYCSLAVSDLFLLLSLFFKAHYHLHGNHWELGEAACRVVTACFYGNLYCSAQTLACISIKRYLAVVHPFMYKSLPKRMCTAGVSLAVWGVFGAAVIPELLVQQTYLLSELGRITCHDVLPLYYSSHNFLLYYNLLLTIFGLLVPLVVTVVCYARIICELNQSHLDWTMYIKASSLVFVIFLVCFTPAGFLHFLHYMQLSLNGTESLYVYFNVAVCLCCLHACLDPFLFIFMSKSAGSTPFFRPFRSKTVSISI